The region AACCTGGTCACCCTCAATGTGACGTCCGATCCGCAGAACAGCGCGGATGTGAAGGACCAGTCAGGTCAGGACGTCGGCCCGCAGTCGGTCGACAGCAGCACCGTCAGCGATGCCGTCAAGTCGGCCACCACAAACCGGTTGGCCAAGACTGCCAACGGCGCAACCGAGCTGAGCAACGGCAATCCGGCCGACCCGGCCACCGCTGCCACGCCGTCGGCTCCCCGCAAGCGGGCAATCGACGCCATCGGTAAGGTGCAGGCCAAGCTGACCGACAAGCTCGGTGAGGCGCCCTCCGGTCTCGACGCGGCCGCCGACCACGTCACCAAGACACCGCCCGCCAAGACTGCCAAGCCGGCTAAGACCGCCAAGACTGCCAAGCCCGCCGCCGGCGATACGGCAGACAAGGACAGCGGGGATAGCGCTTCCGGGGACACCACCAAGTAGTCCCCATTTGAAATCGGCTTACGGCACAGCCGCTTCCAGCGCACGAATCAGGCTCGCGGCGTCCCACGGGCCCTTGTGCCGCTTGCCGTTGACGAAGAACGTCGGCGTGGACTTGAGGTCCATCAGTTCGGCGTCCTGCGCGTCGTCCTGCACCCGGTGCAGCACCTTGGTCGGATGCACCCGCACGTCCTGGTCGAACCGTTCGAGGTCCAGACCCAACTCGTTGGCGTAGCGGTAGATGTCCGACCACTCCAGTTGATCCTGGTTGGCAAACAGCATCTCGCTCATCTCGAAGAACTTGCCCTGCAACCCCGCTGCCTCCGCGGCCCGCGCGGCGTCGAAGGCGCGCGGATGCACCCGCTCCAGCGGCAGATGACGCCACACATACCGCAGCCGGTCGCCGAAGTGTTCGACCACCTCGTCGATGGCTCCGGTCGCCCGGCTGCAGAACGGGCACTCGAAGTCGCCGTACTCGACCAGCGTCAGCGGGGCCTGCGGGTTGCCGCGAATGTGATCGCGCTCGGGGTCGACGGGCCGAATCAACTTGAGCCCCACCGGTTCAGGCGGACTCAACTTGTCGGTGATCCGGAAGATCGCCCAGCCCAGCGCGAACGCGGCCACCGAGGCGAGCAGCACGCCGACGCGCGCCTGGTCCTGGCGCGCCGGTTCGGAGATCGCGATGTCGACGATGAACAGCGCGATGGTGAAACCGATTCCGGACAGCGCCGCTCCGCCGGCCACCCGCTGCAACTGTGCGCCGGGCGCAAGCTGGCCAAGACCGGTCCGCTGCATGAACCATGTCGCGCCGGTGATGCCGATGAGTTTGCCGATCACCAGACCCGCGACGATGCCCCAGGTCAGCGTCGAGCCCATCGCGGCCGTCACGCTGTCCCAGTCCAACCGGACCCCGGCGTTGGCCAGCGCGAACAACGGCAGCACCACGAACGACACGTAGGGCCCGACGTCGGTCTGCAGTCGTTCGTTGATCGAGATCGACTCCCGCAGACCGCGAGTGGCGGCCCTGGCGTACTGCGAGTTGGGCGACTGCCGGAAGGCGCGGATCATCTCGACAGTCGACTCCACCTGCTGGCGATCAGGGGTGAAGACGGGGATCAGCAACGCGACCGCGACGCCGGCGAGGGTGGGGTGAATGCCCGCGGCGGACAACGCGACCCACAGCGCGAAGCCGAGCACCGCGTAGGCAGGGCCGCGCGCGGCGGGCAGGAACCGGACCAACGCCAGCGCGGCGATCAGGACAATCGAGACCACCAGCGGGACCACCGCGATGTGGTCGGAGTAGAACAGGGCGATCACGCAGAGCGCGCCGATGTCGTCGACAACGGCCAAGGTGAGCAGGAAGATCCGCAGCCGAGACGGGTATTTGGGTCTGATGATGGCCAGCGCGCCGATCAGGAACGCGGTGTCGGTCGAGATCACCACTCCCCATGCGTGCGTGTTCTCCCCGGACGGATTGAACAGCAGGAAGATGACGGCGGGCAGGGTGAGCCCGGCGATCGCGGCGACCACAGGTACCGCGGCACGCGCCCGATCGGTGAGCTCGCCGATCGTGAACTCGCTGGTGACCTCGAGTCCGACGATGAAGAAGAAGAACGTCATCAGGCCGTCGTTGATCAGATGCTTGACGGTCATCTCGAAGGTGTGATCACCGAAGGTGAAGCCGACGTGAGTGTCCAGCAATGTCCAATACGTCTGCGCCCACGGCGAATTGGCCCACAGGATGGCCACCACGGTGAATGCCAGCAACAGCGCGGCCGCAGTATTCTCCTTGGTGCCAGGCGCTTTGGGATCGCGGCTGAAGCGCCCCGGCAGCAGGCGAACGATGCGCGGCAGCGGCTCGGCGGTCACTCGTCGTCGCTCGCCGCGGCTGTCGCGTGGGCCGCCTCCATCAGCATCCAGCCCGACAACTGCACCGACAGATCGCGTTCGGGAACCTCGGAGGCGTTGACCGCGCCCTCGACGAACTGCGCTTCCGTCCCTGCAGCGCTTGGTATTTCGGCGGTTCGGTCCCAGAACGCTGCGAACAGCGGCAGGCCGTCGACGGTCTGCCGGTTCTCCCATGCCGACTCGGCCGAGGTGAGCACCAGCGTTTGGGCGATGTCGCGGGCCTCGGCGTCCGCGGGCCCGTTCCGCGGCAGGGTGGTGACCACCAGCGCGAGGTAGCGGGCCAGGATGCCGTTGAACAGTCCGCCGTCACCGCCGCCCGCGCCCTTGATGATGCCGTCGGGCGCCATGTGCTCGCGCACCGCCTTGACCAGCCTGTGCACCCGCTCGGCGTGCTGCGGGTCTTTCGTCCGTGCGGCCAGTTCGGTGTCAAGGCCGATCACCACGCCCTGGCAGTAGGTGTACTGCGCGCGCACCAGGGAGCCTGCCTTGATGCCGTCGAACACCAGATGGGTTTCCGGGTCGATCAACGTTTCGTCGATCCAGTCCGACATCTGCTGCGCGCGGCGCAGTCGGTCGTCATAGCGGGACAGGAAGATGGCCGCGGGCCCGTTCGCGGGGGCGTTGAAGAACTGGTCCTGCTTGCGCCACGGGATGCCGCCGCCGTCCTCGGGCACCCAGGCGTTGAGGAACTGTTCGGAGAGCTTCTTCAGTGCGCCCGGTTTCTCGACACCGGCCAACCGGCCTGCCCGCTCCAGCGCCAGCGCAAGCCACGCCATGTCGTCGTAGTAGTCGTTGGTCCATCCGGTGTTGCGCAACCAATGCGCGCGGATCTGGCGCTCGATCTTCGTCTTGCGCTCCGGTTGCGGATCGCGCACCTGCGCGTCGACGAGGTTGTCCAGCAGATGCGCCTGCCACCAGTAGTGCCAGATGCCGAACGTGCGGTGCCTGCGCGACGCCGGCCACGCGACGACGCCGAGTTGGGTGCCCGGCAGTCCCCACAGCTTTTTCAGGTGTCGCTTGGCAATCGCCGTCTCCGCGCTCGCCGCGCGGTTAGCCCATACCTGATCCATGGGACCGATCCTGCCCTACCAGGCGTTGGAAATGTCCGCATGTTGAGTGATCCAGGTGTGCATCGCGATACCCGCAGCAACACCGGCGTTGATGCTGCGGGTCGAGCCGAATTGCGCGATTGACACGGTCACCGCGGCGCCTGCCTTGGCGTCGTCGGTAATGCCGGGACCTTCCTGCCCGAAGATCAGAAGGCAGTCCCGCGGCAACGCGGTGTGCTCGATGCGGACCGACCCGGCGACGTTGTCGACGGCGACCACGGTGAGGCCTGCGTCGGCGGCGAAGGCCAGCAGTCCGGCCGTGCTGTCGTGGTGGTGCAACCGCTGATAGCGGTCGGTGACCATGGCGCCGCGGCGGTTCCACCGGCGCCTGCCGACGATGTGCACGGTGTGGACGGCGAACGCGTTGGCGGTGCGGACCACCGCGCCGATGTTCGCGTCGCTGCCGAAGTTCTCGATCGCGATGTGCAGCGGGTGCCTGCGCCGGTCGATGTCGGCGATGATGGCTTCCCGCGTCCAGTACCGGTACGCGTCGACGACGTTGCGGGAGTCGCCGTCGCGCAGCAGCGCGGGGTCGTAGCGCGGGTCGTCGGGAAGCGGCCCCTGCCAGGGGCCGACGCCGGGCCCCACACCCCATTCGGTGGGTCCCGGTTCGGCGGCGACATCAGGCCTGGGTTCCGTCATGTCGACGTCCACAGCGCGGCGTGGGTGCCCGCCACCGACACCGTCGCGTACAGCAGCGCCCTGTTGATCTCGCCCTGGGTGCACAGCGACACCCGGACTTGGACCGCGTCCCGCGTCGAGTCGGGCAGCACCAGCACCGACGCGCCGTAGATGTCGCAGGCGTGGCTCAACCCTGGCGCCGGCAGCGTCGGTGCGACGAACACCATCAGTGGACCGCCGCGGCGGCCCGAGTCGTCGCGGTATCGCGTTGCCAGCCCATCGATTTCGAGGCCGAGCAGCATGTAGCCGTTGCCGGAGAACGCGCTGGGATCACCCACCGCCGTGGGGTCGAGTTGCGCACCGTCGGCGCGGAACGCGTCGACGCTCGTCGTCTTCAACACCAGCCCGGTGTCGTTCTCGTTGGTGGGCAGCAACCCGACGGGAAACGCCGCCGGGTAGGCGGCGACGGTATCGGGGATCCGCTCGCGCGGGGAGTATGCGTATACACCGCGCACCTGGGACCGGTCACGCTGCGGTCCGAGGCACGCCGTGCCGGTGATCCGGTCCGGGCTCGGCGCCGAAACCGGTTGCAGCCCAAGGCTTGTCACGTCCTTGCAGCCGCCGATGGCGTTGGCCTCGATCGG is a window of Mycobacterium sp. 3519A DNA encoding:
- the nhaA gene encoding Na+/H+ antiporter NhaA: MTAEPLPRIVRLLPGRFSRDPKAPGTKENTAAALLLAFTVVAILWANSPWAQTYWTLLDTHVGFTFGDHTFEMTVKHLINDGLMTFFFFIVGLEVTSEFTIGELTDRARAAVPVVAAIAGLTLPAVIFLLFNPSGENTHAWGVVISTDTAFLIGALAIIRPKYPSRLRIFLLTLAVVDDIGALCVIALFYSDHIAVVPLVVSIVLIAALALVRFLPAARGPAYAVLGFALWVALSAAGIHPTLAGVAVALLIPVFTPDRQQVESTVEMIRAFRQSPNSQYARAATRGLRESISINERLQTDVGPYVSFVVLPLFALANAGVRLDWDSVTAAMGSTLTWGIVAGLVIGKLIGITGATWFMQRTGLGQLAPGAQLQRVAGGAALSGIGFTIALFIVDIAISEPARQDQARVGVLLASVAAFALGWAIFRITDKLSPPEPVGLKLIRPVDPERDHIRGNPQAPLTLVEYGDFECPFCSRATGAIDEVVEHFGDRLRYVWRHLPLERVHPRAFDAARAAEAAGLQGKFFEMSEMLFANQDQLEWSDIYRYANELGLDLERFDQDVRVHPTKVLHRVQDDAQDAELMDLKSTPTFFVNGKRHKGPWDAASLIRALEAAVP
- a CDS encoding RNA methyltransferase: MTEPRPDVAAEPGPTEWGVGPGVGPWQGPLPDDPRYDPALLRDGDSRNVVDAYRYWTREAIIADIDRRRHPLHIAIENFGSDANIGAVVRTANAFAVHTVHIVGRRRWNRRGAMVTDRYQRLHHHDSTAGLLAFAADAGLTVVAVDNVAGSVRIEHTALPRDCLLIFGQEGPGITDDAKAGAAVTVSIAQFGSTRSINAGVAAGIAMHTWITQHADISNAW
- a CDS encoding glycoside hydrolase family 76 protein — translated: MDQVWANRAASAETAIAKRHLKKLWGLPGTQLGVVAWPASRRHRTFGIWHYWWQAHLLDNLVDAQVRDPQPERKTKIERQIRAHWLRNTGWTNDYYDDMAWLALALERAGRLAGVEKPGALKKLSEQFLNAWVPEDGGGIPWRKQDQFFNAPANGPAAIFLSRYDDRLRRAQQMSDWIDETLIDPETHLVFDGIKAGSLVRAQYTYCQGVVIGLDTELAARTKDPQHAERVHRLVKAVREHMAPDGIIKGAGGGDGGLFNGILARYLALVVTTLPRNGPADAEARDIAQTLVLTSAESAWENRQTVDGLPLFAAFWDRTAEIPSAAGTEAQFVEGAVNASEVPERDLSVQLSGWMLMEAAHATAAASDDE